The DNA region GTCATCCCGCAGGTCTCCCTCATCATGGGCCCCTCGGCCGGCGGGCACGTCTACTCCCCCGCCCTCACGGACTTCACCGTGATGGTCGACAAGACCTCGCAGATGTTCGTCACCGGCCCCGACGTCATCAAGACCGTCACCGGCGAGGAGGTCTCGCAGGAGGAACTGGGCGGCGCCACCACGCACATGACCAAGTCGGGCGTGTCCCACTACACCGCCAGTGACGAGCAGGACGCCCTCGACTTCGTCAAGGACCTGCTCTCCTACCTGCCGAGCAACAACCGGGCCGAGGCCCCCCGGTTCCCGTTCCCGGTCGCCGAGGGTGCGATCGAGGACAACCTCACGCTCGAGGACCAGGATCTCGACACGATCATCCCGGACTCCTCCAACGCGCCGTACGACATGCACGAGGTCATCTCGCACATCGTCGACGACGGCGAGTTCCTCGAGGTCCAGGGCCAGTACGCGATGAACATCATCGTCGGCTACGGCCGCGTCGAGGGCCGCAGCGTGGGCGTCGTGGCCAACCAGCCCACCCAGTTCGCCGGTTGCCTGGACATCAAGGCGTCGGAGAAGGCCGCCCGTTTCGTCCGCACCTGCGACGCGTTCAACATCCCCATCCTCACGCTCGTCGACGTCCCGGGCTTCCTGCCGGGGACCGGCCAGGAGTTCGACGGCATCATCCGCCGCGGTGCCAAGCTGCTCTACGCCTACGGTGAGGCCACCGTCGGCAAGGTCACCGTTATCACCCGCAAGGCCTACGGCGGCGCCTACGACGTCATGGGTTCCAAGCACATGGGTGCGGACATCAACCTGGCCTGGCCGACCGCCGAGATCGCCGTCATGGGAGCGTCCGGAGCCGTCGGGTTCGTCTACCGCAACGAGCTCAAGCAGGCCGCGGCCAACGGCGAGGACGTCGACGAACTGCGCCTCAAGCTGCAGGCCGAGTACGAGGACACTCTCGTCAACCCGTACGTCGCCGCCGAGCGCGGGTACGTCGACGCGGTCATCCCCCCGTCGCACACCCGACTCCAGGTCGCCCAGGCGCTGCGTCTGCTCGACCGGAAGGTCGTCGAGGTTCCGGCCAAGAAGCACGGGAACATCCCGCTGTGACCGGCGAGCAGCAGCAGGACCCGGCCCGGCAGCCGGAGAAGCCGTTCTTCGAGGTGGTGGGGGGCAACCCCACTCCCACGGAGGTGGGCATCCTGTCCGCGGTCTTCGCGACCGCCCAGGGGAACGCCGCCCACGCGAGCGAGCACGACACCGGTATCAAGGACGACTGGGGATCCTACGACGATCGCCTGCGCCGGCCGTTCGGGTACAGCCCGAGCTCGTTCCTCAACCGACGCCAGTACTGAGCGCCGGAAACCGAAGACACACCCCGCCGCCCCCGTCCCCGCCCTCCCGCGTGCCCCGATGCACATGCCGGAGTCCGGGCGCGGGGGCGGCGTCGTTCACCCGCCGGGACCTGTCGGCTTCCCTAGGCTGGCCGGAGCGCCGCCGGGTGGCCGGCGAGCAGTTCTCCAGGAGGTTCAGATGACCGAGGACACCACGTCCCGCGGACAGGGGGCCCCGGCGACGGGCGACGAACCCGCCCACGACCCGGCGGACGTCGACCGCGATCACGGTCGACGGGCCGGCACCGACGAGGGCACCGCGACCAATCACACCGACATCATCGGGCGGACCGATCCGGCAGCGACCCGACCCGGGGCGGCGATCGTCCACCAGGACGAGACGACGAAGATCGTCGCGTTCGAGTTCGACGAGGGCCAGGAGATGGCCGACCACGCCGCGTTCCACCCGATCCTCGTCCAGGTTCTGCGGGGGCACGTGGAGTTCGGCCTACCCGACCGCACCGTCGAGCTGAACCCCGGCGAGATCCTCCACCTCACCGCGAAGCTCCGCCACCGGGTCCGGGCACTCGAGCCCACCACGCTGACCATCACGATGCTGCTGCCGCGATCCTGACCCCGTGGCTACGCTGAGGCCCATGATCGCGTTCGTCCTCGCCTCGGCCTCCCCGTCCCGACTGCGGATCCTCGAGCAGGCGGGGGTCGACCCCCTGATCCGCCACCCGCAGGTCGACGAGGACGCGCTCCAGGCCTCGCTGCCCCCGGGGACCCCACACGTGCGGGTCGTGGAGGAGCTGGCCCGCGCCAAGGCGCAGGACGTCCTCCATCGCGAGGGGGAGACGCTCGCGGCCGAGGCGAGGTCGGCCGGGGCGGACACACTCGTGGTCGTGGGGTGCGACTCGATGCTGCTGGTCGACGGCCAACTCGAGGGCAAACCGCACACCTACGAGCGGGCCATGGAGCGGTGGCGGAGGATGCGCGGGCGTCACGGGGTCCTGCTCACCGGCCACTCGCTGATCGTGGCCGACCTCACCGGGGACGAGCCCGTCGCGGTCACCTTCTCCGAGACCGACACCTCCGACACCACGGTGCACTTCGGCGCGCCCTCCGACGCCGACCTGGACGTGTACCTGCGCACCGGGGAGCCGCTCGAGTGTGCGGGCGCGTTCACCATCGAGTCCCTCGGCGGGTGGTTCATCGACCGCATCGAGGGCGACCCGTCGAGCGTGATCGGACTCAGCCTTCCGCTGCTGCGGCGCCTCCTCGAGGGCGCCGGTCTGAACGCCCACCACGTCTGGCGACCCGAACTCCGGACGTGACTCCACCCGGTTCCTCGCGACCGCGAACGTGACCCCCACGACAACGTCGCAGGTCAGGCCTCGCCGCTTCCGAGGAGTCCGCCCCCGCGGGCCAGCCCTTGGACCCCCAACACCACACATGAGGGGGGCCTCTCATTAGACTGCGTGAGGAACTCGGTGGGCCCCACGGCCGATCGACAGTAGAGACGTTTATCACCAGGAGGCCCTGAGTGCCCAGTCATGCCAGCTCTCACATCACCAAGGTCCTCGTCGCCAACCGCGGCGAGATCGCCGTCCGTGTGATCCGTGCGGCGAAGGACGCCGGCCTGGCCAGCGTGGCCGTGTACGCCGAGCCCGACGCCGACGCACTGTTCGTCAAGCTGGCCGACGAGGCCTTCGCCCTGGGAGGCACCACCTCCGCGGAGTCGTACCTGGTCTTCGACAAGATCCTCGACGCCGCCGCCAAGTCCGGCGCCGACGCCATCCACCCCGGTTACGGCTTCCTCTCCGAGAACGCCGACTTCGCCCAGGCCGTCATCGACGCCGGCCTGATCTGGATCGGCCCCCCGCCGCAGGCCATCCGCGACCTCGGTGACAAGGTCACCGCCCGCCACATCGCCGAGCGGGCCAACGCCCCCATGGCCGCAGGGACCAAGGACCCGGTCGCGGGCGCGGACGAGGTCGTGAAGTTCGCCGAGCAGTACGGCCTGCCCATCGCCATCAAGGCCGCCTTCGGCGGCGGTGGCCGCGGAATGAAGGTCGCCCACAAGATGGAGGAGGTCGCCGAGCTCTTCGAGTCGGCCACCCGTGAGGCCGTCGCCGCGTTCGGTCGCGGAGAGTGCTTCGTCGAGCAGTACCTCGACAAGGCCCGCCACGTCGAGGCCCAGGTTCTCGCCGACCAGCACGGCAACGTCATCGTCGCCGGAACCCGCGACTGCACCCTGCAGCGCCGCTTCCAGAAGCTCGTCGAGGAGGCCCCCGCGCCGTTCCTCACCGATGAGCAGCGCCAGCGCATCCACGACTCCGCCAAGGCCATCTGCAAGGAGGCCGGTTACTACGGCGCCGGCACCGTCGAGTACATGGTCCAGGGCGACACGATCTCCTTCCTCGAGGTGAACACCCGCCTCCAGGTGGAGCACCCGGTCACCGAGGAGACCGCCGGCATCGACCTCGTGCTGCAGCAGTTCAAGATCGCCGAGGGCGAGGTGCTCGAGTTCACCGAGGACCCGGCCCCGCGTGGCCACGCCTTCGAGTTCCGCATCAACGGCGAGGACGCCGGCCGTGGCTTCCTGCCCGCCCCCGGCACCATCACCGGCTACCACGAGCCCACCGGCCCGGGCGTCCGCATGGACTCGGGCGTCGAGCAGGGTGACACCATCGGCGGTCAGTTCGACTCCATGCTCGCCAAGCTGATCGTGTGGGGCGAGGACCGCGACCAGGCGCTCGCCCGCTCGGCCCGCGCCCTGGCCGAGTACAAGATCGAGGGCATGGCCACGGTCCTGCCGTTCCACCAGCACATCGTCACCAACCCGGCGTACGTCGGCGACGGCGAGAGCTTCGACATCTACACCAAGTGGATCGAGGAGGAGTGGGACAACCCGATCGAGCCGTGGTCGCCCACCGGCGCCCCGGCCGATGACGACGAGCCCGTCGAGCGCAAGAAGGTCGTCGTCGAGGTGGACGGCCGTCGCGTCGAGGTCTCCCTGCCCGGCGATCTCGCCTTCGGAGGCTCGCACGCCGGCGGCACGGTCCGCCGCAAGGCCAAGTCCCGCACCCGTGGCGGCGCAGCCGGTGCGGCCGCGTCCGGTGATGCCGTGTCGGCCCCCATGCAGGGCACCGTCGTGAAGGTCGCCGTCGAGGAGGGCCAGGAGGTCAAGGCCGGCGAGCTGGTGGCCGTGCTCGAGGCCATGAAGATGGAGAACCCGGTCACCGCGCACAAGGACGGCGTCATCACGGACCTGTCCGTCGATGCCGGCGCCGCCGTCACCCAGGGAACGGTCCTCTGCGAGATCAAGTGACCTCGTGACGTGGTGGGCATTCTCGCGCCCACCACGCGCCGAATCCCCGGCGCATCTGCGTCGAACACGAATCCGCCCCTCGGATCTCGATCTCCGCCCCGGCCCCCGGGAGCGAATCGAGATCCGAGGGGCGGATTCGTCGTCAGGCAGTCCGGACACGGCCGAGCCACTCCGACCGCAGCCCAGCCACCCCAACCGCGGCCGAGCCACCCGGCCGGCCCGCCCGTACGGGACCGACTCAGCCGGCCGAGCTCTCGACCACCGGTTCCGCGCTGGCGGGATCGAACATCGCGTCCGCCAGGAACTCGCGGACCTCGGGCACACGCCGCAGGAATCCGTCGGCCTCGTCGTCGGACTCCGCCACCTGGCTCGCCTCCTCGGCGTCGATACGCCGCTCGAACAGCTCCACCTCCCTGGCGACCCGGTTCTCGTCCCAGCCGAGCACCTCGGCCATCAGTTCGGCCACCTCGCGGGCGCAGTCGACGCCACCGTGCTGATACTCCATCGAGATCCGCGTGCGACGCACGAGGACGTCCTCGAGGTGGAGTGCGGCCTCGGCGAGAGCGGCGTGCACGATCTCCACACGCAGGTAGCGCTCGGCTCCGCGGACGGGATCGAGGAGGTCGGGCCGGTCGGCGGCGAGCTCGAGCACGTACTCGGCGAGCGTGCCGTACCGGCCGAGCAGGTGCTGCATCTGGTCCTCGCGGATCTCGTACTGGTCGGCGATCCGGTCGGCTCGGTTGACCATCCCCGGGTAGCCGTCGGCGCCCAGCAGCGGGATCCGCTCCGTCGTCGACGGTGGCACGGTGGCGGAGCGCTCCCCCAGCTCCGCGACGGCGGCGTCCACCGCGTCCGCGGCCATCACACGGTAGGTCGTGTACTTCCCGCCCGCCACCACGACCGCGCCGGGGGCCACCGTCATCACGGCGTGTTCGCGGGAGAGCTTGGCGGTGGAGTCGGCACCACCCGACAGCAGGGGGCGCAGGCCCGCGTACACACCGCGGACGTCCTCGCGCCCGATCGGGGTGGTGAGCACCGAGTTGACGTGGCCGAGGATGTAGTCGATGTCCGCGCCGGTGGCCGCCGGGTGGGCCAGGTCCAGCTGCCAGTCGGTGTCGGTGGTGCCGATGATCCAGTACTCGCCCCACGGGATGACGAACAGCACGGACTTCTCGGTGCGCAGGATGAGCGCGGCCTCGGAGTCCACCTTGTCGCGGTCGACCACGATGTGCACGCCCTTGGAGGCCCGCACGGTGAACCCGCCCTCCTCGCCGAGCATCTTCTGGAGCTGGTCCGTCCACACCCCGGCGGCGTTGAGCACGGCCCCCGCCCGGACGTCGGTCTCCCGGCCGGTCTCGGCGTCGCGGACCCGCACGCCGGTGACCCGGTCGCCGTCGCGCAGGTAACCGATCACCTGGGTCGAGTTGGTCACGACCGCACCGTGGTGCGCCGCGGTACGGGCCAGGGTGAGGGTGTGGCGGGCATCGTCGACGAGGGTGTCCCAGTAACGGATCCCGCCCACGACGGCGTCCTCCCGCAACCCGGGGGCGACCCGGCGCGCTCCGGCGCGGCTGTAGTGCTTCTGCGGCGGGACGCTCTTGGAGCCGCCCATCACGTCGTAGAGCATGAATCCCGCGGCCATGTAGGGGCGCTCCCAGAACCGACGGGTGAGCGGGAAGAGGAACTTCAGCGGGGTGACCAGGTGTGGGGCCAGGCGCGTCATGCTGAGCTCACGCTCGTGCAGTGCCTCGGCGACCAGGCCGAAGTCGAGCTGCTCGAGGTAGCGCAGTCCGCCGTGGAACATCTTCGAGCTGCGGGACGAGGTGCCGGCGGCGAAGTCCCGGGCCTCGACGAGCGCCACGTTGAGCCCCCGGGTGGCCGCGTCCAGGGCGCTGCCGGTGCCCACCACCCCCCCGCCCACGATCACGATGTCGAAGGTGTCCTCCGACAATCTGCGCCAGGCCTCGGCGCGACGGTCGGGGCCGAGGACGGATCGGGACCTGGTCGTGGGCATGGATGCTCCCCTGAAGGGGCCGGGCGCGGGTTCCGGCCGGTCGTCGACGACTCTACGCGCGAGCGGACGTAGTCTTGGCCGTGTGACTCGCAGCACCTACATTCTGGCGATCGACCAGGGCACCACGTCGACGCGGGCGATCCTCTTCGACGACCGGGGCATGCCGGTGCCCGCGGCGACGGCCCAGGTCGAGCACCGGCAGATCCTGCCCAGGGCGGGCTGGGTGGAACACGACCCCCTGGAGATCTGGCGGAACGTGCGGGCCGCCATGGCCCAGGTCGCGAGCAGTGTGGATCTCGAGCCGGCGGCGGTGACCGCCATCGGGATCACCAACCAGCGCGAGACCACGGTGGTGTGGGACAAGGCCACCGGCGAACCGGTCCACAACGCGATCGTCTGGCAGGACACCCGCACCTCCGGCATCTGCGCGCGCCTGGCCGATGCTCACCCCGACGGCGACGACCGGTTCCGCGACGCCACCGGCCTGCCCCTGTCGACCTACTTCGCCGGTCCCAAGATCCGGTGGATCCTCGAGCATCTGGACTCCCGGGGGGAGCGCGGCACCGAGCGGGCCGAGGCCGGGGAACTGCTGGCGGGGACCATCGACTCGTGGCTGGTGTGGAACCTCACGGGTGGGCGCAGGGGTGGCGATGACGACGAGGCGGCCCTCCACGTCACGGATGTCACCAACGCGTCGCGGACCCTGCTCATGGATCTGCGGACCCTGGAGTGGAGTGACGAACTGTGCCGTGAGGTCGGCGTCCCCCGGGCGATGCTGCCGCGGATAGTCCCCTCCTCCGGGGTACTGGGGCACGTGACGACGCGGCGGATGTTCGGCGGTACGCCCATCGCCGGGATCCTCGGAGACCAGCAGGCGGCGATGTTCGGCCAGACGTGCTTCGAGCCGGGCGAGGCCAAGAACACCTACGGCACGGGTGCGTTCCTGCTGCTCAACACGGGCACCACCCCCCAGTTCAGCGAGAACGGGCTGCTCACGACCGTCTGCTACCAGCTGGGGGACGACGACCCCGTGTACGCACTCGAGGGGTCCGTGGCCGTGGCCGGGTCACTGGTGCAGTGGCTGCGCGATAATCTCGGGGTGATCTCGACCGCGGACGAGACCGAGGCCCTGGCCGAGTCCTTGGACGACAACGGTGACTGCTACCTGGTGCCGGCGTTCTCGGGGCTGCTCGCACCGCGGTGGCGGCCGGATGCCCGCGGCGCGATGGTCGGCCTGACCCGCTTCCACACCCGGGCACACCTGGCGCGGGCGGCTCTCGAGGCCACGGCGTTCCAGAGCCGTGAGATGGCCGCCGCGATGGTCGCCGACGCCGGGGAGTCCGCCGACGCCCTGCGGGTGGACGGCGGGATGGTGGTCAACGACTTCCTCATGCAGTTCCAGGCCGACATCCTCGGGGTGGACGTGATCCGTCCGGAGGTGACCGAGACCACCGCGCTGGGTGCCGCGTTCGCCGCCGGCCTCGCGGTGGGTCAGTGGGACTCCCCCGGCCGGCTCCGCGAGCTGTGGCGGGAGGACCGTAGGTGGACGCCGCAGATGCCCGAGCAGGAGCGCCAACGGCTGATCGGTCGATGGGACGACGCGGTCGAGCGGACGCTGGGCTGGGCGGACGTCGAGGGCTGAACCGGCAGCCGCGCGGGCTTGCCGGCCTGCGCGGTCCCACGGTCGGGACCCCGGCGTCCGCGTGCACGCCGTCCGACGCGGCGTCAGACGGCGTGGAAGACCGCCGGCCGCAGCGGACGGACGGCCAGTCGGGAGCCCGTCTCGACGCGCTGACCTGTGGGTACCGGCACGGCGCAGATCTGGTCGGTGCCGTCGAATCGCATCCGCACCAGGGTCCGGGCGCCCCCGAACTCCACGGCGGTGCACACGGCGTGGCCACGGATCTCCTCGTCGTCGTCTCCGGCGGTGTGCCCGTCGGCCCCGATCCCGCGCACCTCCAGGCTCTCGGGGCGCCACAGGACGGTCCCTCGTCCCCTGGCGGGCGAATCCAGCGACACGGTGCCGAGGACCGTCTCCGCCGTCACGCCGGTCGCCGTGGCCGGCAGGGCGACGGTCTCGCCGGAGAGATCGGCGACCCCGCGGCTGACCGGATGGTGGTAGAGCCTCTCGGGGGTGTCGACCTGGGCGAGCTCCCCGTCGATGAGGACCGCGACGCGATCAGCCGTCGCCATCGCCTCGGAACGGTCGTGCGTGACGAGGATGGAGGTGGCCCCGGCTTCGGCGAGCAGTGCCGCGACCTCCGCTCTCACCGCTCCGCGCAGGGCCGCGTCGAGCGCGCTGAAGGGCTCGTCGAGCAGGATCAGCCCGGCACCGGGAGCGAGTGCCCGCGCGAGTGCCACCCGCTGCTGTTGACCGCCCGACAGCTGTGATGGCCGATCACCCGCCCGGTCCGCCAGCCTGACCAGGTCGAGCACCTCGCGGACACGCTCGGCGCGTTCGGCGCGGCCGCGCCACCTCGCGAGCGGGCCGGGCGGAACCAGTCCGAACCCCACGTTGTGCGCCACGTCCAGGTGGGGGAACAGCGCGCCCTGCTGGGGAACCAGCCCGATCCCGC from Dietzia sp. B32 includes:
- a CDS encoding ABC transporter ATP-binding protein, whose translation is MTWNPSPGGVLELDAVSGGYDGTSVVRGVGLRVEAGESVAVLGASGSGKTTMLRMIAGLHPVSSGRILLDGRRIDRLSAQRRGIGLVPQQGALFPHLDVAHNVGFGLVPPGPLARWRGRAERAERVREVLDLVRLADRAGDRPSQLSGGQQQRVALARALAPGAGLILLDEPFSALDAALRGAVRAEVAALLAEAGATSILVTHDRSEAMATADRVAVLIDGELAQVDTPERLYHHPVSRGVADLSGETVALPATATGVTAETVLGTVSLDSPARGRGTVLWRPESLEVRGIGADGHTAGDDDEEIRGHAVCTAVEFGGARTLVRMRFDGTDQICAVPVPTGQRVETGSRLAVRPLRPAVFHAV
- a CDS encoding acetyl/propionyl/methylcrotonyl-CoA carboxylase subunit alpha, with protein sequence MPSHASSHITKVLVANRGEIAVRVIRAAKDAGLASVAVYAEPDADALFVKLADEAFALGGTTSAESYLVFDKILDAAAKSGADAIHPGYGFLSENADFAQAVIDAGLIWIGPPPQAIRDLGDKVTARHIAERANAPMAAGTKDPVAGADEVVKFAEQYGLPIAIKAAFGGGGRGMKVAHKMEEVAELFESATREAVAAFGRGECFVEQYLDKARHVEAQVLADQHGNVIVAGTRDCTLQRRFQKLVEEAPAPFLTDEQRQRIHDSAKAICKEAGYYGAGTVEYMVQGDTISFLEVNTRLQVEHPVTEETAGIDLVLQQFKIAEGEVLEFTEDPAPRGHAFEFRINGEDAGRGFLPAPGTITGYHEPTGPGVRMDSGVEQGDTIGGQFDSMLAKLIVWGEDRDQALARSARALAEYKIEGMATVLPFHQHIVTNPAYVGDGESFDIYTKWIEEEWDNPIEPWSPTGAPADDDEPVERKKVVVEVDGRRVEVSLPGDLAFGGSHAGGTVRRKAKSRTRGGAAGAAASGDAVSAPMQGTVVKVAVEEGQEVKAGELVAVLEAMKMENPVTAHKDGVITDLSVDAGAAVTQGTVLCEIK
- a CDS encoding glycerol-3-phosphate dehydrogenase/oxidase, which gives rise to MPTTRSRSVLGPDRRAEAWRRLSEDTFDIVIVGGGVVGTGSALDAATRGLNVALVEARDFAAGTSSRSSKMFHGGLRYLEQLDFGLVAEALHERELSMTRLAPHLVTPLKFLFPLTRRFWERPYMAAGFMLYDVMGGSKSVPPQKHYSRAGARRVAPGLREDAVVGGIRYWDTLVDDARHTLTLARTAAHHGAVVTNSTQVIGYLRDGDRVTGVRVRDAETGRETDVRAGAVLNAAGVWTDQLQKMLGEEGGFTVRASKGVHIVVDRDKVDSEAALILRTEKSVLFVIPWGEYWIIGTTDTDWQLDLAHPAATGADIDYILGHVNSVLTTPIGREDVRGVYAGLRPLLSGGADSTAKLSREHAVMTVAPGAVVVAGGKYTTYRVMAADAVDAAVAELGERSATVPPSTTERIPLLGADGYPGMVNRADRIADQYEIREDQMQHLLGRYGTLAEYVLELAADRPDLLDPVRGAERYLRVEIVHAALAEAALHLEDVLVRRTRISMEYQHGGVDCAREVAELMAEVLGWDENRVAREVELFERRIDAEEASQVAESDDEADGFLRRVPEVREFLADAMFDPASAEPVVESSAG
- a CDS encoding nucleoside triphosphate pyrophosphatase, coding for MIAFVLASASPSRLRILEQAGVDPLIRHPQVDEDALQASLPPGTPHVRVVEELARAKAQDVLHREGETLAAEARSAGADTLVVVGCDSMLLVDGQLEGKPHTYERAMERWRRMRGRHGVLLTGHSLIVADLTGDEPVAVTFSETDTSDTTVHFGAPSDADLDVYLRTGEPLECAGAFTIESLGGWFIDRIEGDPSSVIGLSLPLLRRLLEGAGLNAHHVWRPELRT
- the glpK gene encoding glycerol kinase GlpK — encoded protein: MTRSTYILAIDQGTTSTRAILFDDRGMPVPAATAQVEHRQILPRAGWVEHDPLEIWRNVRAAMAQVASSVDLEPAAVTAIGITNQRETTVVWDKATGEPVHNAIVWQDTRTSGICARLADAHPDGDDRFRDATGLPLSTYFAGPKIRWILEHLDSRGERGTERAEAGELLAGTIDSWLVWNLTGGRRGGDDDEAALHVTDVTNASRTLLMDLRTLEWSDELCREVGVPRAMLPRIVPSSGVLGHVTTRRMFGGTPIAGILGDQQAAMFGQTCFEPGEAKNTYGTGAFLLLNTGTTPQFSENGLLTTVCYQLGDDDPVYALEGSVAVAGSLVQWLRDNLGVISTADETEALAESLDDNGDCYLVPAFSGLLAPRWRPDARGAMVGLTRFHTRAHLARAALEATAFQSREMAAAMVADAGESADALRVDGGMVVNDFLMQFQADILGVDVIRPEVTETTALGAAFAAGLAVGQWDSPGRLRELWREDRRWTPQMPEQERQRLIGRWDDAVERTLGWADVEG
- a CDS encoding acyl-CoA carboxylase subunit epsilon; this translates as MTGEQQQDPARQPEKPFFEVVGGNPTPTEVGILSAVFATAQGNAAHASEHDTGIKDDWGSYDDRLRRPFGYSPSSFLNRRQY
- a CDS encoding cupin domain-containing protein, encoding MTEDTTSRGQGAPATGDEPAHDPADVDRDHGRRAGTDEGTATNHTDIIGRTDPAATRPGAAIVHQDETTKIVAFEFDEGQEMADHAAFHPILVQVLRGHVEFGLPDRTVELNPGEILHLTAKLRHRVRALEPTTLTITMLLPRS
- a CDS encoding acyl-CoA carboxylase subunit beta, whose translation is MTTASEPDVNSALSNDVPTASATPDIHTTAGKLSELRRRLDEARAPMGQAAVDKTHEKGLMTARERIENLLDPGSFVEIDALARHRATTFGLAERRPLGDGVITGYGTIDGRSVCVFSQDATVFGGSLGEVYGEKIVKVMDLALKTGRPMIGINHGAGARIQEGVVSLGLYGEIFHRNVLASGVIPQVSLIMGPSAGGHVYSPALTDFTVMVDKTSQMFVTGPDVIKTVTGEEVSQEELGGATTHMTKSGVSHYTASDEQDALDFVKDLLSYLPSNNRAEAPRFPFPVAEGAIEDNLTLEDQDLDTIIPDSSNAPYDMHEVISHIVDDGEFLEVQGQYAMNIIVGYGRVEGRSVGVVANQPTQFAGCLDIKASEKAARFVRTCDAFNIPILTLVDVPGFLPGTGQEFDGIIRRGAKLLYAYGEATVGKVTVITRKAYGGAYDVMGSKHMGADINLAWPTAEIAVMGASGAVGFVYRNELKQAAANGEDVDELRLKLQAEYEDTLVNPYVAAERGYVDAVIPPSHTRLQVAQALRLLDRKVVEVPAKKHGNIPL